The following proteins are encoded in a genomic region of Vicia villosa cultivar HV-30 ecotype Madison, WI unplaced genomic scaffold, Vvil1.0 ctg.000022F_1_1_1, whole genome shotgun sequence:
- the LOC131622004 gene encoding F-box/kelch-repeat protein At3g06240-like, with amino-acid sequence MDIVLYGFAYDQSTDDYFIVLWYFEDHPVSSSTELLIFSLRANKWKPIEVASHLPYMMIVEWQNGPRHGLFLNGSIHWMVYNPETSKYVIVALDVKDMTISEIALPDDTSMLVVGGLIGAWMKDLNTVKIWVMQKYAVHSSWTKIIEFSVDPILHCSLSILCFTNCGDIIGIDGEDRLVTFNDKGKLIEHPFCHNYLSDKSAKSEFVVYTESLFTLPGTGQA; translated from the coding sequence ATGGATATTGTTCTGTATGGTTTTGCATATGATCAGTCAACGGATGATTACTTTATAGTTTTGTGGTACTTCGAAGACCATCCGGTAAGTAGTTCAACTGAACTTTTGATTTTCTCTTTGAGAGCTAATAAGTGGAAACCAATTGAGGTTGCTTCTCATTTGCCTTATATGATGATTGTTGAATGGCAAAATGGCCCTAGACATGGGTTGTTCTTGAATGGTTCTATTCATTGGATGGTTTATAATCCTGAGACCTCAAAATATGTTATTGTTGCCCTTGATGTAAAGGACATGACGATATCAGAGATAGCTTTGCCCGATGATACTTCTATGTTGGTAGTTGGAGGACTGATCGGTGCATGGATGAAAGACTTGAATACAGTGAAAATATGGGTGATGCAAAAATATGCAGTGCACTCGTCTTGGACTAAGATTATTGAATTTTCTGTTGATCCTATTTTGCATTGTTCTTTATCTATACTATGCTTTACAAATTGTGGTGATATAATTGGAATAGACGGTGAAGATAGATTGGTGACGTTTAACGACAAAGGAAAGCTGATAGAGCATCCCTTCTGTCATAACTACCTCTCAGACAAATCCGCCAAATCAGAGTTTGTGGTGTATACAGAGTCTCTGTTTACACTCCCCGGCACAGGTCAAGCTTAG
- the LOC131622003 gene encoding uncharacterized protein LOC131622003 — MECFHWMKKKVVGKRGMMAVKLDMSKAYDRIEWDFVTGALEAMGFPVHMIHLIKRCISTVSYQILLNDDSLIFARANQKEAEVILTVLYRYQRAPGQMVNIDKSQVSFSKNLGTDTCEMVRQRLGMVSVVNHGTYLGLPVILGRSKKEVFGLVIDRVWKKIKGWKENFLSKAGKEILLKAVAQAIPNYVMSCYKLPEGICKEIESLLAKFWWGAKDGVRKMHWMSWERLSLAKCNGGMGFRGIGEFNKSLLGKQYWRLLNDENSLLARVFKGKYYPRGILSEAKVGFSPSYAWRSLLSAKEMVESGTRWRIGDGSKVRIWHDNWIPTNPGFKALSPIREIEENARVNVLIDADLGRWNTEFLNEVFNQHEAAQIASIPLSSRLREDKRIWHYEKDGEYSVKSAHHYLKDLRRKKAPGPSSCSSVDIWKKLWKVPIDSKIKNCVWRAGKNILPTRSNLLKKGISLDPNCPFCCSALVPGNTPAYFPRFFEIQIQFTALWKIWQARNLLIFQNKRIEPMVLAGDIYDRVAEFNSVFPQAQTSAKREDLLQAATVHAETVIIATDAGCFEEGFAAMGCVIRKGKDNILVAACKKDFIQISVSTAEALALKWAMKMAADLSLDNIVFFSDAQFVVDCINGCAFSADLEPIVIDCRSLLCNFNSASVLFWNRNCNSEAHHMVGVGRNLGNKTWLGVIPSLSDGPSCIRHSALLF; from the exons ATGGAGTGTTTTCATTGGATGAAAAAGAAGGTGGTTGGGAAACGAGGTATGATGGCAGTTAAGCTCGACATGTCGAAGGCGTATGATAGAATTGAATGGGATTTCGTGACTGGTGCCCTTGAAGCTATGGGATTCCCTGTCCATATGATTCACCTTATTAAGAGGTGCATCTCGACAGTCTCGTATCAGATTCTTTTAAATG ATGACAGCTTGATTTTTGCAAGGGCGAACCAAAAGGAAGCTGAAGTTATTCTGACAGTCCTGTACCGTTACCAGAGAGCCCCGGGACAAATGGTGAACATTGATAAGTCACAAGTCTCTTTCAGCAAGAATTTGGGGACTGACACTTGTGAAATGGTGCGACAAAGGCTTGGTATGGTATCGGTTGTTAATCATGGTACATACTTAGGCCTGCCGGTGATCCTCGGAAGGTCTAAAAAGGAAGTATTCGGGCTGGTGATTGATCGTGTGtggaagaaaataaaaggatGGAAAGAAAACTTTCTGTCTAAAGCGGGTAAGGAGATTCTTCTTAAAGCCGTGGCCCAAGCGATCCCGAATTATGTTATGAGTTGCTACAAGCTTCCGGAAGGAATTTGTAAGGAAATCGAATCACTGCTTGCTAAATTCTGGTGGGGGGCTAAAGATGGTGTGAGGAAAATGCATTGGATGAGTTGGGAGAGACTTTCTCTTGCAAAGTGTAATGGTGGCATGGGATTTCGCGGGATAGGAGAATTCAATAAGAGCCTGCTCGGAAAGCAATATTGGAGACTGTTAAATGATGAAAATTCATTGCTGGCTAGAGTCTTTAAAGGCAAATATTATCCTAGGGGAATTCTGTCAGAGGCAAAAGTGGGTTTTTCGCCAAGTTATGCATGGAGAAGTCTATTAAGCGCGAAGGAGATGGTGGAAAGTGGAACCAGGTGGAGAATTGGAGATGGTTCTAAGGTTAGAATCTGGCACGACAATTGGATACCGACAAATCCAGGTTTTAAAGCCCTGAGCCCAATACGCGAGATTGAGGAAAATGCTAGGGTGAATGTTCTCATTGATGCTGACTTGGGACGGTGGAATACAGAATTTCTTAATGAAGTTTTCAACCAGCATGAGGCTGCTCAAATTGCCAGCATACCCCTTTCGAGCAGACTCCGAGAGGATAAGCGGATATGGCACTACGAAAAGGATGGTGAGTATTCTGTTAAATCTGCGCACCATTATCTCAAAGATCTCAGAAGGAAGAAAGCTCCTGGACCCTCTTCGTGTAGCAGCGTAGACATATGGAAAAAACTGTGGAAAGTTCCCATCGATTCAaagatcaaaaattgtgtttggaGAGCAGGCAAGAACATTCTTCCGACGAGGAGTAACCTCCTAAAAAAAGGTATTTCTCTGGATCCTAATTGCCCTTTCTGCTGTTCTGCCCTGGTCCCTGGAAACACCCCAGCATATTTTCCTAGATT TTTTGAGATCCAAATTCAATTTACCGCGCTTTGGAAGATTTGGCAGGCTCGTAACTTGTTGATTTTCCAAAACAAACGGATTGAACCGATGGTTTTAGCTGGTGATATCTATGATAGGGTTGCTGAATTCAACAGTGTTTTTCCACAGGCCCAGACAAGTGCGAAGAGGGAGGATCTGCTGCAGGCTGCCACTGTGCACGCAGAGACGGTAATTATTGCCACCGATGCTGGATGTTTTGAGGAAGGTTTTGCTGCCATGGGCTGTGTCATCAGAAAGGGAAAGGATAATATTCTGGTTGCTGCCTGCAAGAAGGACTTCATCCAGATCTCGGTGTCGACGGCAGAAGCTCTAGCCTTAAAGTGGGCAATGAAGATGGCTGCGGATCTCTCTCTTGACAACATTGTGTTCTTCTCTGACGCACAATTTGTAGTCGACTGTATCAATGGGTGCGCTTTTTCGGCGGACTTGGAACCTATAGTGATTGATTGTAGATCACTTCTGTGTAATTTTAATTCTGCATCTGTGTTATTTTGGAATAGGAACTGTAATTCAGAGGCACACCATATGGTGGGTGTAGGTAGAAACCTGGGTAACAAAACTTGGTTGGGTGTCATCCCCTCTCTGAGTGATGGCCCGTCTTGTATTCGCCATTCAGCTTTGTTGTTTTAA
- the LOC131622002 gene encoding uncharacterized protein LOC131622002, producing MVFLMETRLKEEEAIAVKNRTKFGECFVVGCSGSGKERAGGVMLMWKDSLGVSIVSHSLNHIKGSVFEEGEDRNWNFIGIYGFPEEQNKRKTWELLMDLNTLVGEGLICFGDFNDISNNVDKQGGNLRLQAQLQWSRRAMEVCNLTEMNFEGYRFTWSNGRKDKENIQCRLDRGLVNPIFLEMFPGSKVTHLPRFGSDHAAMRIDILEKMPGEIPRRRYLFIFEEAWLKDPNCEELVRRCWREPGSNVRRKLNAIKGLQTSFREYRTGAISKELKRVEGLMRKDACWMPDSQSIAEHRAEVHDVCKVVKGKLSDEHRGWCGLPYSTEEVKDALWQMHPSKSPGPDGLPAFFFQKYWSIIGGDVTQLVLEVLNGTVNPSFMNKTFIALIPKMKNPNSPKDFRPISLCNVVMKMVTKTIANRMKRVLPDVIDEEQSAFVKGRLIRTTRL from the exons ATGGTGTTCCTTATGGAGACACGGCTTAAGGAAGAGGAAGCTATTGCTGTTAAAAATAGAACCAAGTTTGGAGAGTGTTTTGTTGTGGGGTGCTCAGGCAGCGGCAAGGAGCGGGCGGGAGGTGTGATGCTAATGTGGAAAGATAGTCTTGGAGTTTCCATTGTCTCACATTCTTTAAATCATATAAAAGGATCTGTCTTTGAAGAGGGAGAGGACCGAAACTGGAATTTCATAGGAATTTACGGTTTCCCGGAGGAGCAGAACAAGAGGAAAACGTGGGAGCTTCTGATGGATTTGAATACTCTTGTTGGAGAGGGTCTTATCTGTTTTGGAGATTTCAACGACATCTCAAATAACGTAGACAAACAAGGAGGAAATCTCAGATTGCAGGCTCAACTTCAATGGAGCAGGCGGGCGATGGAGGTTTGCAATTTGACTGAGATGAATTTTGAGGGTTATCGGTTTACATGGTCGAATGGCAGAAAAGATAAGGAGAATATACAATGCAGACTTGACCGTGGGCTCGTAAATcctattttcttggagatgtttCCAGGCTCTAAGGTGACCCACCTCCCACGTTTTGGATCGGATCATGCGGCTATGCGAATTGATATCCTGGAGAAGATGCCAGGCGAAATCCCTAGAAGACGATACCTATTCATATTCGAAGAAGCTTGGTTAAAAGACCCGAATTGTGAAGAGCTAGTCAGGAGATGCTGGAGGGAGCCAGGGAGTAATGTTAGGCGAAAGCTTAATGCTATCAAAGGCCTGCAAACGAGTTTCAGAGAATACCGGACCGGAGCGATATCCAAAGAGCTCAAAAGGGTTGAAGGCCTTATGCGAAAAGATGCTTGCTGGATGCCGGATTCTCAAAGCATTGCTGAGCACAGAGC TGAGGTCCATGATGTTTGCAAGGTTGTGAAAGGAAAATTATCAGATGAGCATAGAGGGTGGTGTGGATTACCGTACTCGACAGAGGAAGTCAAGGATGCGCTCTGGCAGATGCATCCTTCCAAATCTCCAGGTCCTGATGGTCTTCCTGCTTTCTTCTTCCAGAAGTATTGGAGTATAATTGGTGGGGATGTTACTCAGCTTGTGCTGGAAGTGCTGAACGGTACTGTGAATCCAAGTTTTATGAATAAGACATTCATTGCTCTTATTCCTAAGATGAAAAATCCAAATTCCCCAAAAGACTTTCGCCCAATCAGTCTATGTAATGTAGTGATGAAAATGGTTACAAAGACGATTGCAAATAGAATGAAGCGAGTGTTACCGGATGTTATTGATGAGGAGCAAAGTGCATTTGTTAAAGGTAGATTGATACGGACAACGCGCTTATAG